From the Chloroflexus aurantiacus J-10-fl genome, one window contains:
- a CDS encoding NAD(P)/FAD-dependent oxidoreductase, whose translation MAIVGAGIAGLAAAQALIANQSGIVPVVFEKSRGVGGRAATRRIDGFCFDHGAQYVKAPTPELHALIAATGDAVTIDRPVWTFTSTNQIAPGDPAFADEQKWTWPGGITRLAKYLATGSEVRLETTVARLHRERDAYRLFADDGRDLGSFAAVLLTAPAPQTATILAASHLADVQPLIEALQTVQYRRSISITLALPRRPLVPWYALVNVDRQHPISWLACEHDKPNRTPPDHGLLIAQMSDHWATTHWDALQKGTFSPADAPKPIVEALAAIRALIGDIDQPLWINVQRWRYALPDTAAPLSDHDRLILAGDMLCGQGRVHLAIESGWRAATRIREVVS comes from the coding sequence GTGGCAATTGTTGGCGCCGGTATAGCCGGGCTGGCTGCCGCTCAGGCGCTGATCGCCAATCAAAGTGGGATTGTGCCGGTCGTCTTCGAGAAGAGTCGAGGTGTGGGTGGCCGGGCCGCTACTCGACGCATCGACGGTTTTTGCTTCGATCACGGTGCTCAGTATGTGAAAGCACCTACGCCTGAGTTACACGCTCTCATCGCTGCCACGGGCGATGCCGTGACGATTGATCGCCCAGTCTGGACATTTACCAGCACGAACCAGATTGCACCTGGCGACCCGGCCTTCGCCGATGAACAGAAGTGGACCTGGCCGGGCGGGATTACCCGGCTGGCAAAGTATCTGGCTACCGGTAGCGAGGTGCGATTGGAAACCACTGTGGCCCGTTTGCATCGTGAGCGCGACGCCTATCGTCTCTTCGCCGACGACGGTCGTGATCTGGGCAGTTTTGCCGCCGTTCTGTTGACTGCTCCCGCCCCCCAGACAGCCACCATCCTCGCCGCCAGTCATCTCGCTGATGTCCAACCTTTGATCGAGGCACTCCAGACCGTTCAATACCGGCGTTCGATCAGTATCACGCTGGCGCTGCCTCGCCGTCCACTCGTACCCTGGTATGCGCTGGTCAACGTAGATCGCCAACACCCGATCAGTTGGCTGGCCTGCGAACACGATAAACCCAACCGGACACCACCCGATCACGGTCTGCTTATTGCCCAGATGAGCGACCACTGGGCTACAACGCACTGGGATGCTCTTCAGAAAGGAACCTTTTCCCCTGCTGATGCCCCCAAACCAATTGTTGAAGCGCTGGCGGCAATCCGTGCGCTTATCGGTGATATTGATCAACCACTGTGGATCAATGTCCAACGCTGGCGGTATGCGCTTCCAGACACAGCGGCACCGTTAAGCGATCACGACCGTCTCATCCTCGCCGGTGATATGCTGTGCGGTCAGGGGCGTGTCCATCTCGCTATCGAGAGCGGTTGGCGCGCTGCGACGCGCATCCGCGAAGTTGTATCGTGA